One genomic window of Pseudomonadales bacterium includes the following:
- the ccmE gene encoding cytochrome c maturation protein CcmE, with the protein MHPLRRQRLVTVLFLVIAASVAVGLLSYALRENINLFYPPSKILAGEAPTGVRIRAGGMVVKDSVERAADSLFVSFQITDGPATVTVHYTGILPDLFAEGEAAVVTGELNQDGVFQAGEVLAKHDENYTPPEVADAMNEAMEEAHSKQ; encoded by the coding sequence ATGCATCCATTACGTCGGCAGCGACTGGTTACTGTATTGTTTTTGGTGATAGCCGCGTCAGTTGCGGTAGGCCTGTTAAGCTATGCACTGCGCGAAAACATTAACTTGTTTTACCCACCCTCAAAAATTCTGGCTGGTGAGGCGCCGACAGGTGTTCGTATTCGTGCTGGCGGGATGGTAGTTAAGGACAGTGTGGAACGGGCGGCTGATTCCTTGTTTGTCAGTTTTCAGATCACCGATGGTCCTGCCACTGTTACTGTGCATTACACGGGTATATTGCCGGACCTGTTTGCCGAAGGTGAAGCCGCTGTTGTGACCGGAGAACTGAATCAGGATGGTGTGTTTCAGGCCGGAGAAGTGTTGGCCAAGCACGATGAAAACTATACGCCGCCTGAAGTGGCTGATGCCATGAATGAGGCTATGGAAGAGGCGCATAGTAAGCAATGA
- the ccmD gene encoding heme exporter protein CcmD, which produces MKFQFESLSDFLQMSGHGPYVWMAYGVGAAVMIWLIVRPVVRRREVLRNIARDYKRQQLSPEE; this is translated from the coding sequence ATGAAATTTCAGTTTGAATCGCTGTCCGATTTTTTGCAGATGTCCGGCCATGGGCCTTATGTCTGGATGGCGTATGGCGTTGGGGCCGCAGTGATGATCTGGCTGATTGTTCGGCCGGTTGTCAGGCGGCGAGAAGTGCTGCGGAACATCGCCCGTGATTATAAACGTCAGCAATTGTCTCCAGAGGAGTAG
- a CDS encoding heme ABC transporter permease, which translates to MWQWFHKLGSPRWFYQKTERWIPWLALAAFCLIVTGFAWGLGFAPQDAKQGNSFRIIYLHVPASFLALAGYYIMAGAGAVGLIWKMKLADMVMKSAAPIGAALTFIALFTGAIWGKPTWGTYWVWDARVTSMLILLFLYLGVVALQYSYSNQEAANKASAILALVGTVNIPIIYKSVDWWYTLHQPATIKLTSAPSMHPEMFKPLLLMIVGFYCFYALALILHTRVEILRRERRTRWVAELVQGNLASEKRVVRGRES; encoded by the coding sequence ATGTGGCAATGGTTTCATAAACTGGGTTCTCCCCGCTGGTTTTATCAAAAAACCGAACGCTGGATACCGTGGCTGGCTCTGGCCGCTTTTTGTCTGATAGTCACCGGTTTTGCCTGGGGGCTGGGATTTGCGCCTCAGGATGCCAAACAGGGCAATAGTTTCCGCATTATCTACCTGCATGTACCTGCCTCGTTTTTGGCTCTGGCGGGTTATTACATTATGGCAGGTGCTGGTGCGGTTGGTTTGATCTGGAAAATGAAGCTGGCCGATATGGTGATGAAGTCTGCGGCCCCCATTGGTGCTGCACTCACCTTTATCGCGCTGTTTACTGGCGCTATATGGGGGAAACCAACCTGGGGTACCTACTGGGTGTGGGATGCGCGGGTTACCTCAATGCTGATTCTGTTGTTTCTGTATCTCGGAGTGGTGGCGTTACAATACTCCTACAGCAATCAGGAAGCGGCCAATAAGGCCAGTGCTATTCTGGCCTTAGTTGGGACTGTTAATATCCCTATCATCTATAAGTCGGTTGATTGGTGGTACACCTTGCACCAGCCTGCAACTATTAAACTCACGTCGGCACCCTCGATGCACCCGGAAATGTTTAAACCGTTATTATTGATGATTGTCGGCTTCTATTGTTTCTATGCACTGGCGTTAATTCTCCATACCCGAGTTGAAATATTGCGGCGTGAGCGCCGCACCCGTTGGGTCGCGGAACTCGTGCAGGGGAACCTTGCGTCCGAGAAAAGAGTGGTCAGGGGGCGTGAATCATGA
- the ccmB gene encoding heme exporter protein CcmB encodes MSSFVAVLRRDLLLAYRHRGEMANPLVFFLIVVTLIPLAVSPESSRLAELAPGILWVMALLATLLSLDGLFLGDFRDGSLEQLVITPQPLYLMVLAKVFAHWLVTGLPLTLLAPLLGLMLSLPEAGFMPLILSLLLGTATLSLIGAIGAGLTVALRKGGLLLSLIVMPLYMPVLIFGAGTVQRAVDGFPVGGSLALLGALLAFSLMVAPFAAAGALRVSMHG; translated from the coding sequence ATGAGTAGCTTTGTTGCTGTTCTGCGACGGGATTTATTGCTGGCGTACCGTCACCGTGGCGAGATGGCCAATCCGCTCGTGTTTTTTTTGATTGTGGTTACTTTGATTCCATTAGCGGTTTCTCCGGAATCCAGTCGTCTTGCGGAACTGGCACCGGGAATTCTTTGGGTCATGGCGTTACTGGCGACGCTGTTATCTCTGGATGGCCTGTTTCTTGGCGATTTTCGTGATGGCTCACTGGAACAATTGGTTATTACACCTCAACCGCTTTATTTAATGGTTTTGGCCAAAGTGTTTGCGCATTGGCTGGTTACCGGATTGCCATTGACATTATTGGCGCCACTACTGGGTTTGATGCTGTCATTGCCGGAAGCGGGGTTTATGCCGTTGATACTGAGCCTGTTGCTCGGTACAGCAACATTAAGTCTGATTGGGGCTATCGGTGCGGGATTGACCGTTGCACTTCGGAAAGGCGGGTTATTACTTTCGCTGATTGTAATGCCGCTGTATATGCCGGTGCTGATTTTTGGAGCCGGCACGGTGCAACGGGCTGTTGACGGTTTTCCAGTTGGCGGCTCTTTGGCTTTATTGGGCGCGTTACTGGCGTTTTCCCTGATGGTTGCGCCGTTTGCAGCAGCCGGGGCATTGCGTGTCAGTATGCACGGCTAA
- the ccmA gene encoding cytochrome c biogenesis heme-transporting ATPase CcmA, producing the protein MSDSPSPCLAFTSLSYERDDTPLFQPVSGELRAGEIMQIEGPNGCGKTTLLRMLATSLKASQGDIYWRQQSLSFVRQSYLADMLFIGHQPGVKQELTPLENLHYWGRVAACENRLSDEAALNRIGLAGYEDVPCYSLSAGQLRRVALARLLTSQATIWLLDEPFTAIDRQGVADLLTLLTDHTGRGGIVILSTHQDLDLPDVRRLSLARVVA; encoded by the coding sequence TTGTCTGATTCACCTTCTCCCTGTCTTGCGTTTACCTCGCTGTCGTATGAGCGGGACGATACCCCTTTGTTTCAGCCTGTTAGCGGGGAGTTAAGGGCTGGTGAGATCATGCAGATTGAAGGCCCGAATGGTTGTGGGAAAACCACCTTGCTTCGAATGTTGGCAACTTCCCTGAAGGCCTCTCAGGGTGATATTTACTGGCGGCAACAATCGTTGTCCTTTGTACGGCAGTCCTACTTGGCTGATATGTTATTCATTGGGCATCAACCAGGTGTCAAACAGGAGCTCACTCCCCTGGAAAATTTACATTACTGGGGTAGAGTGGCTGCGTGCGAAAACCGCCTGTCGGATGAAGCAGCGCTGAACCGAATAGGTCTGGCTGGTTATGAGGATGTTCCCTGCTACAGCCTGTCTGCCGGTCAGTTGAGGCGAGTGGCCCTGGCGAGGCTATTAACCAGTCAGGCGACAATCTGGTTGCTTGATGAGCCGTTTACGGCTATTGACCGGCAGGGTGTGGCGGACCTTCTGACGTTACTGACGGATCACACTGGTCGGGGTGGTATTGTTATACTGTCGACGCATCAGGATCTTGATCTCCCCGATGTTCGCCGCCTGAGCCTTGCCAGGGTGGTTGCATGA